From Flavobacterium alkalisoli, the proteins below share one genomic window:
- a CDS encoding DNA polymerase III yields MRLLWNKFAQRLSDSGQKIMATYMQINDPVLQDDGFTIKLELPNEGSKVDFDNNKIDLLGYLRGKLHNHDIVVETHVNEVVEKKYAFTPEERYEKLKAINPALEVLRKTFDLDI; encoded by the coding sequence ATGCGCTTATTATGGAATAAATTTGCGCAACGACTAAGCGATAGCGGCCAAAAGATTATGGCTACCTACATGCAGATTAACGACCCTGTTTTACAGGATGACGGGTTTACCATTAAGCTTGAGTTGCCAAACGAAGGATCTAAAGTAGATTTTGATAACAATAAAATAGACCTTTTAGGCTATTTAAGAGGCAAACTTCATAATCACGACATAGTAGTAGAGACACATGTAAATGAGGTTGTAGAAAAGAAATATGCGTTTACTCCTGAAGAACGTTATGAAAAACTAAAGGCTATTAATCCTGCTCTTGAAGTACTACGAAAAACTTTCGACTTAGATATTTAA
- a CDS encoding DUF4294 domain-containing protein, translating into MKAGIFSLLLFFGTAFCFGQEVVNDTVKNGIVNEAETDSITFNYELEDLVISNVNDELSADEKKRLLILKRRVLKVYPYAKIAADRLTLLNANMAKLKTDKEKKKYSKIVEKYLEDEFEAQLKKLSRKDGQILVKLIHRQTGESTFDLIKEHKSGWKAFWSNRMAKLFDIDIKRKYSPATVPEDYYIEGYLLEAFDAHRLARQEPAFEIDYEAISEMWREKNKKDN; encoded by the coding sequence ATGAAAGCAGGAATTTTCTCTTTATTGCTATTTTTCGGTACAGCTTTTTGCTTTGGGCAGGAAGTTGTAAATGATACTGTGAAAAATGGTATTGTAAATGAGGCAGAGACCGATAGCATAACTTTTAATTATGAGTTGGAAGATCTGGTGATTTCTAATGTAAATGATGAGCTTTCTGCAGATGAGAAAAAAAGGCTTTTAATTCTTAAAAGAAGAGTACTAAAGGTATATCCCTATGCTAAAATAGCGGCTGACAGGCTTACCCTGCTTAACGCTAACATGGCTAAGCTTAAAACCGATAAGGAAAAGAAAAAGTACTCTAAGATAGTTGAAAAATACCTAGAGGATGAGTTTGAAGCCCAGCTTAAAAAACTATCAAGAAAAGACGGTCAAATTCTGGTTAAGCTTATACACAGGCAAACAGGGGAGTCTACTTTCGATTTAATAAAGGAACATAAAAGTGGCTGGAAGGCTTTTTGGTCTAACCGTATGGCTAAACTGTTTGATATAGATATTAAAAGAAAATACAGCCCTGCAACCGTACCGGAAGATTATTATATTGAAGGTTATTTACTTGAAGCTTTTGATGCGCACAGACTGGCAAGACAGGAACCCGCTTTTGAAATTGATTATGAAGCCATATCTGAAATGTGGCGTGAAAAGAATAAAAAGGATAATTAA
- a CDS encoding M42 family metallopeptidase, translating to MSTKSILNNDSLAFLEKYLNNPSPTGYESGGQKIWMEYLKPYVDTFITDTYGTAVGIINPDAKYKVVIEGHSDEISWYVNYITDNGLIYVIRNGGSDHMIAPSKRVNIHTKKGIVKGVFGWPAIHTRLRDKEEQAKIENIFIDLGCSSKEEVEKLGVHVGCVVTYPDDFMVLNDNKFVCRAIDNRIGGFMIAEVARLLHENKKKLPFGLYITNSVQEEVGLRGAEMITKTIRPNVAIVTDVCHDSTTPMIDKRIEGETQIGKGPVITYAPAVQNNLRELIIEAAEKNEIPFQRLASSRVTGTDTDAFAYSNGGVASALISLPLRYMHTTVEMVHRDDVENVIKLIYESLLKIENEETFSYFK from the coding sequence ATGTCTACAAAATCTATACTTAACAACGATTCTTTAGCCTTTTTAGAGAAATATTTAAACAATCCGTCTCCTACAGGATATGAGTCCGGAGGCCAAAAAATATGGATGGAATACCTTAAGCCCTATGTTGATACTTTTATAACTGATACTTATGGTACTGCAGTAGGTATAATCAATCCTGATGCCAAATATAAAGTTGTAATAGAAGGACATAGCGACGAGATTTCATGGTACGTTAACTATATAACGGATAACGGACTTATTTATGTTATCAGAAACGGAGGATCTGACCATATGATTGCCCCTTCTAAACGTGTAAACATACATACCAAAAAAGGTATTGTAAAAGGTGTATTCGGCTGGCCGGCTATACATACCCGTTTACGCGATAAGGAAGAGCAGGCAAAAATAGAGAATATCTTTATAGACCTGGGCTGTTCATCTAAAGAAGAGGTTGAAAAACTGGGTGTACATGTAGGTTGTGTTGTTACCTATCCTGACGATTTTATGGTACTTAACGACAATAAATTTGTTTGCAGAGCTATAGATAACAGGATTGGCGGATTTATGATTGCCGAGGTAGCAAGACTACTTCACGAAAATAAAAAGAAACTGCCTTTTGGACTTTATATAACAAACTCGGTACAGGAAGAAGTTGGCCTAAGAGGTGCAGAAATGATTACCAAAACCATACGCCCTAATGTTGCTATTGTTACAGATGTTTGCCATGACAGCACAACACCAATGATAGACAAACGTATTGAAGGCGAAACTCAAATAGGTAAAGGGCCGGTTATTACCTATGCTCCTGCTGTACAAAATAACTTAAGAGAACTTATAATTGAGGCTGCTGAGAAAAACGAAATACCTTTCCAGAGACTGGCTTCTTCTCGTGTTACAGGTACAGATACCGATGCTTTTGCTTACAGTAATGGCGGTGTGGCCTCTGCTCTTATTTCGCTTCCTCTTCGCTATATGCATACCACGGTGGAAATGGTTCACAGAGATGACGTTGAAAATGTAATAAAGCTGATTTATGAATCACTTTTAAAAATTGAAAACGAAGAGACTTTCTCTTACTTCAAATAA
- a CDS encoding ankyrin repeat domain-containing protein → MKKTIIYLGLAIFTFSNVTMASTSVKPATGFELVKEYKTNTPLCNAVCKGDVETVKKFIEYGVDVNETSNGKTPLMLAARYNNVEIIKLLVDNGAYINAKDEKGYTALKYAEASNAKEAVEFLKDA, encoded by the coding sequence ATGAAAAAAACGATCATTTATTTAGGCCTTGCCATATTTACATTCAGTAATGTTACAATGGCATCAACTTCTGTTAAACCTGCTACCGGATTTGAGTTAGTAAAGGAGTATAAAACCAACACTCCGCTTTGCAATGCTGTTTGCAAAGGTGATGTGGAGACAGTTAAAAAATTCATTGAATATGGTGTTGATGTAAATGAAACATCAAACGGTAAAACGCCTTTAATGCTGGCAGCTCGCTATAACAATGTTGAAATTATAAAGTTATTAGTTGATAACGGCGCATACATTAATGCAAAAGACGAAAAAGGTTATACAGCCTTAAAATATGCAGAGGCGTCTAACGCAAAAGAAGCAGTGGAGTTTCTTAAAGATGCATAA
- a CDS encoding phosphoribosylaminoimidazolesuccinocarboxamide synthase: protein MNTITTTDFNFPGQKSVYRGKVREVYNINDELLVMIATDRLSAFDVVMPKGIPYKGQILNQIATKFMRLTEDIVPNWLIDTPDPNVAVGHLCTPFKVEMVIRGYLSGHAAREYAAGKRVLCGVEMPEGLKENDKFPSPIITPTTKADNGEHDMDISREDILANGIVTEEDYLVLEKYTRDLFQRGTEIAASRGLILVDTKYEFGKTKEGKIVLIDEIHTPDSSRYFYADGYQERQNKGEAQKQLSKEFVRQWLIANGFQGKEGQQIPEMTEEYIESVSERYIELYENILGEKFAKADISNINDRIEKNVVAFLNK, encoded by the coding sequence ATGAACACCATCACGACCACTGATTTCAATTTTCCGGGACAAAAATCGGTTTACCGCGGTAAGGTAAGAGAAGTATATAATATTAACGACGAGCTGCTTGTTATGATAGCTACAGACAGGCTTTCTGCTTTTGACGTGGTTATGCCTAAAGGTATACCTTACAAAGGTCAGATTCTTAATCAGATAGCTACTAAATTTATGCGTCTTACCGAAGATATCGTACCTAACTGGTTAATTGATACTCCGGATCCTAATGTTGCAGTAGGTCATTTATGTACGCCTTTTAAGGTGGAAATGGTTATTCGTGGTTATCTTTCAGGACACGCGGCGCGTGAGTATGCAGCAGGTAAAAGAGTGCTTTGTGGTGTAGAAATGCCAGAAGGCTTAAAAGAGAATGATAAATTCCCTTCACCTATTATTACCCCAACTACTAAGGCAGATAATGGTGAGCATGATATGGATATCTCTCGTGAAGATATTCTTGCAAATGGTATAGTAACAGAGGAAGATTACCTTGTACTTGAAAAATATACAAGAGACCTTTTTCAGAGAGGTACCGAAATTGCTGCTTCAAGAGGCCTTATTCTTGTTGATACCAAATATGAGTTTGGTAAGACTAAAGAAGGTAAGATTGTACTGATAGATGAGATACATACACCAGACTCTTCCCGTTATTTTTATGCAGACGGTTACCAGGAGCGTCAAAATAAAGGAGAGGCTCAAAAACAGCTTTCTAAAGAGTTTGTTAGACAGTGGCTTATTGCTAACGGTTTTCAGGGAAAAGAAGGCCAGCAGATACCGGAAATGACCGAAGAGTACATTGAGAGTGTTTCTGAAAGGTATATTGAACTGTATGAGAATATTTTAGGAGAGAAGTTTGCCAAAGCGGATATTTCTAACATAAATGATCGTATTGAAAAAAATGTTGTCGCTTTTTTAAACAAATAA
- a CDS encoding DUF5063 domain-containing protein, translating to MEESKKLLSLIDAVAKWGVYTNPTETALEELRRSLAELYAFCVNIHYDFDEEYYPDSPDTDYNAIRQTIAVNFPDFGYYYVLSTFNPNENPELYMGDAIDDLADIISDLLETKWRYEHNGETDALWFLELSFVSHFEQHIIDLLHYIRNT from the coding sequence ATGGAAGAATCAAAAAAACTTTTATCCCTTATTGATGCAGTAGCAAAATGGGGGGTATACACAAATCCGACTGAAACCGCTCTGGAGGAATTAAGGCGCAGCCTGGCAGAACTTTATGCGTTTTGCGTAAATATTCACTATGATTTTGATGAGGAGTATTATCCTGATTCGCCGGATACGGATTATAATGCCATAAGGCAAACCATTGCAGTTAATTTTCCCGATTTTGGGTATTATTACGTGCTTTCTACTTTTAATCCTAATGAAAATCCGGAGCTATACATGGGCGACGCTATTGATGACCTGGCAGATATAATAAGTGATTTGCTGGAGACCAAATGGCGTTATGAGCATAATGGGGAGACCGATGCCTTATGGTTTTTGGAATTAAGTTTTGTTTCTCATTTTGAACAACATATTATAGATTTGCTGCATTATATAAGAAATACATAA
- a CDS encoding SAM hydrolase/SAM-dependent halogenase family protein, with product MSIITLTTDFGIKDHFVGALKGKIISDYADARIIDISHDIDLFNVSEASYVVGAAYNSFPKGTVHLIGVDAELTKENRHIAMQWNDHYFVCADNGILSILTRKMVPQRIVEINIHDRLPGGSTDMDAFVTVACHLAKGGSLSVIGKEIQSLKETNELQAVVAGDKNSIKGYVVYIDHFGNCVTNISQKLIKEVARGRDFEITFSTKTIKSVKESYSDFAVNTKFSLKDYEGEKLAIFNEAGFLEIAIYRSNPQTVGTARTLLGLKFRDVVNVVFK from the coding sequence ATGTCAATAATTACCCTTACTACTGACTTTGGTATCAAAGACCATTTTGTGGGCGCTTTGAAAGGGAAAATTATATCTGATTATGCAGATGCCCGTATTATTGACATTTCTCACGACATAGATCTCTTTAACGTATCGGAAGCCAGTTATGTAGTGGGCGCAGCCTATAACAGTTTCCCTAAAGGTACGGTACACCTAATAGGGGTTGACGCAGAGCTTACTAAGGAAAACAGGCACATAGCCATGCAATGGAACGACCATTATTTTGTTTGTGCCGATAACGGTATCCTTAGTATACTTACACGAAAAATGGTTCCGCAGCGCATTGTTGAAATAAATATTCACGACCGCTTGCCAGGTGGCTCAACCGATATGGATGCATTTGTAACTGTCGCCTGTCATCTGGCTAAAGGAGGATCATTAAGTGTTATAGGGAAAGAAATACAGTCACTTAAGGAAACTAATGAACTGCAGGCTGTTGTTGCGGGAGATAAAAACTCCATTAAGGGTTATGTGGTATATATAGACCACTTTGGTAACTGTGTGACCAATATTTCGCAAAAGCTTATTAAAGAGGTAGCAAGAGGCAGGGATTTTGAAATTACCTTCAGTACTAAGACCATCAAGTCGGTTAAGGAGAGTTATTCTGATTTTGCCGTGAACACTAAATTTTCACTTAAAGATTATGAAGGCGAAAAGCTGGCTATTTTTAACGAGGCAGGCTTCCTTGAAATTGCCATTTACAGAAGTAACCCTCAAACCGTAGGTACCGCAAGAACCCTTTTAGGGCTTAAGTTCAGGGATGTGGTTAATGTGGTTTTTAAATAG
- a CDS encoding putative quinol monooxygenase — MFVRIVKMSFQEDKVDLFLNNFHEFKQHIRNYPGNRFLELYRDKQDPSVFFTYSYWETEEDLESYRYSDLFDEVWSFTKKLFKDKPQAWSVDKVVTLP; from the coding sequence ATGTTTGTACGAATTGTAAAAATGAGTTTCCAGGAAGATAAGGTTGATTTGTTCCTTAATAATTTCCACGAATTCAAACAACACATACGAAACTATCCGGGTAACCGTTTTTTAGAATTATACAGGGACAAACAGGACCCTTCGGTATTTTTTACCTATAGCTATTGGGAAACCGAAGAAGATCTTGAAAGTTACCGCTATTCTGACCTGTTTGATGAAGTATGGTCTTTTACAAAAAAACTGTTTAAAGACAAGCCTCAGGCATGGAGTGTGGATAAAGTAGTAACTTTACCCTAA
- the gldF gene encoding gliding motility-associated ABC transporter permease subunit GldF gives MKALLLREIKSFFGSPIGYLVIAIFLLLNGLFLWVFDGDFNILNSGFADLSPFFTLAPWILIFLIPAVTMRSFSDEKKQGTIELLFTKPLTVWEIVNGKFFGALLLIVLAILPTVVYVFVLSSLGNPEGNIDMGSTLGSYFGLLFLIAGYTAIGIFTSALSDNQIVAFIVSVFLCFLFYFGFEGASGLIGGFSGFISSLGMDYHFKSMSRGVIDTRDVIYFVSITILFLSLTVYKLKTLKW, from the coding sequence ATGAAAGCTTTGCTGCTAAGAGAAATCAAATCCTTTTTTGGTTCGCCCATAGGGTATTTGGTTATTGCAATTTTCCTTTTACTAAACGGGTTGTTCCTGTGGGTTTTTGATGGCGACTTTAATATACTTAACAGTGGATTTGCCGATTTAAGCCCTTTCTTCACCCTTGCACCGTGGATACTTATATTCCTTATCCCGGCAGTTACCATGCGTAGCTTTAGCGACGAGAAAAAACAGGGAACTATAGAATTACTTTTTACAAAACCACTTACCGTTTGGGAAATAGTTAACGGCAAATTTTTTGGTGCCCTTTTGCTAATAGTATTAGCAATACTACCTACAGTAGTGTATGTATTCGTACTATCATCACTTGGTAACCCTGAAGGTAATATTGACATGGGCAGCACTTTAGGCTCTTATTTCGGGCTATTGTTCCTTATAGCGGGATATACTGCAATTGGTATATTTACCTCTGCCCTTTCAGATAATCAGATTGTAGCATTTATCGTTTCGGTATTCCTTTGCTTTTTGTTCTATTTTGGTTTTGAGGGCGCTTCAGGTCTTATAGGAGGCTTTAGCGGGTTTATTTCCTCTCTTGGTATGGATTACCACTTTAAGAGTATGAGCCGCGGTGTAATAGACACCAGAGATGTTATTTACTTTGTCAGCATTACTATCCTGTTCTTATCGCTTACTGTTTATAAACTTAAAACTCTTAAATGGTAA